Proteins encoded within one genomic window of Sebastes fasciatus isolate fSebFas1 chromosome 18, fSebFas1.pri, whole genome shotgun sequence:
- the LOC141756224 gene encoding uncharacterized protein LOC141756224, protein MGRLVVLGLFILLIAAVNTEAQKKPSININSKCLGNIMRVDVGPLGGNLLEVSAVINNSAILLTPSLASQCGFSLKMDQLGNAVIYSSLQNCFAQNVGDESFTTTLNIRLHGNRMVEDELYQVAETCRHTAWASREIICDRNYMEVSVKRAAPNDYVLPPHPVSEQTKFGDPRRAAEKQPIDAGFTITRLVFFTPEERMMKVTEAQRSGYGITNTPTRLVLRSPKTSPETYTQNVAGIPMTVLKTSTIFEKKWLTTHIDAGAACPILEGSVSFTPDLISWFLPRHVDPLISSQQFKLLEVHVGVDGERLDAAEMAARRYSLSVTDLHVVVEIPVGAVGGHFKSHVEDGQYLTTYTIEPMLELLWTEDATHEDTRYKVLLPVTTPLLSQPPQLIDNSVPEEQIFKVLLGPFGSDVALMNITFPSEVLSVADCHVRGFNVLEHASPNGSSKVFTLEVPFTDRVVLQMKETGITVYSLHLTFGLLVLPEFTPFSHTAHLEARIVDIVPPSVSGGCDHQNYYILVKYGTPGFSFQTVVGQRTLTSSLAQQYGFKDNGTHFSFTVPFNAPDVVIAAVESSSIRSRLDVALRNPETNKNIKEFSVTCKFFSKLTECFSNGTITALAMKLESVPGLNTSQLTLRDPSCGPSYSNDRYAYFVFTGSSCGTTRKFLPNMMLYENEISLPDELALKRESKTDDPEYELKVCCYFDINTNRTVAFNTRPRRSEPYAENAQGELQVEMRLALDDSYSAFHRVEDYPVVKYLQQPVYFEVELMRFRNPEVSLELVYCWATLEDDRKSLPRWDLIINGCANPKDPHQVIFHPVLPDVRVQHPSNFKRFEVPMFAFAKDKDNLSRQVFVHCDVEVCDARNPVGRACNVQCSNQDDRIKGQKRAVSDGHSFKQVSSGPILIN, encoded by the exons ATGGGTCGTTTAGTTGTATTGGG GTTGTTTATTCTCCTGATAGCAGCTGTAAACACAGAAGCTCAAAAGAAACCATCTATAA ATATCAACTCAAAATGCCTCGGCAACATCATGCGTGTGGATGTCGGTCCACTTGGAGGAAATCTTCTTGAAGTGTCTGCTGTCATCA ATAACTCTGCGATCCTCCTCACACCAAGTTTAGCTTCTCAGTGTGGCTTCAGTTTGAAGATGGACCAGCTGGGCAACGCCGTGATTTATTCCTCACTTCAAAACTGTTTTGCTCaaaatgtg ggCGATGAATCATTCacaactacattaaatatcCGTCTACACGGGAACCGGATGGTTGAAGACGAGCTGTACCAGGTGGCTGAAACCTGCCGCCACACTGCCTGGGCCTCCAGGGAGATTATCTGTGATCGCAACTACATGGAG GTGTCTGTGAAACGAGCAGCTCCAAATGATTACGTCCTTCCTCCACATCCCGTCTCAGAGCAAACTAAGTTTGGTGATCCTCGACGAGCTGCTGAG AAACAGCCGATAGACGCAGGATTCACAATCACAAGACTGGTGTTCTTCACTCCGGAGGagaggatgatgaaggtgaCGGAGGCCCAGAGGAGTGGTTACGGGATCACAAACACTCCCACGAGGCTGGTTCTGAGAAGCCCGAAGACTTCACCTGAAACGTACACCCAGAAT GTAGCAGGCATTCCCATGACGGTGCTCAAAACCTCGACAATATTTGAGAAGAAGTGGCTGACGACTCACATCGATGCAGGAGCTGCGTGCCCAATACTGGAGG GAAGTGTTTCCTTCACGCCAGACTTGATCAGCTGGTTCCTGCCGAGGCACGTCGACCCTCTGATTTCCTCCCAACAGTTCAAACTGTTGGAGGTTCACGTGGGCGTCGACGGCGAGAGGCTGGACGCCGCGGAGATGGCTGCCAGACGATACTCCCTGTCTGTCACCGACCTACACGTCGTCGTTGAAATTCCTGTTGGGGCCGTCGGAGGTCACTTTAAG AGTCATGTTGAGGACGGTCAGTACCTCACTACGTATACGATAGAGCCGATGCTCGAGTTGCTCTGGACTGAAGACGCCACTCACGAGGACACGAGATACAAAGTCCTCCTCCCCGTCACGACGCCGTTACTCTCTCAACCTCCTCAACTTATCGACA ACTCTGTTCCCGAGGAGCAGATATTTAAGGTGCTGCTCGGGCCCTTCGGCTCTGACGTGGCTCTAATGAACATCACCTTCCCCTCGGAGGTTTTGTCCGTGGCGGACTGCCACGTCAGAGGCTTTAACGTCCTGGAGCACGCTTCCCCAAACGGCAGCTCGAAGGTCTTCACACTTGAAGTGCCCTTCACGGACCGTGTCGTACTACAAATG AAAGAAACGGGGATTACAGTCTACTCTCTTCATCTGACCTTTGGTTTGCTGGTGCTGCCAGAGTTCACTCCATTTTCTCACACTGCTCATCTGGAGGCTAGAATAGTAGACATTG ttcctccctccgtctctgGTGGCTGCGATCATCAGAACTACTATATCCTTGTGAAATACGGGACCCCCGGCTTCAGCTTTCAGACCGTAGTGGGACAACGAACGTTGACCTCAAGTCTGGCTCAGCAGTACGGCTTCAAGGACAACGGGACACACTTCAGTTTTACAGTCCCGTTTAATGCCCCTGATGTTGTGATCGCG GCTGTTGAGTCGTCGTCCATCAGGAGCCGACTCGATGTGGCTCTGAGGAATCCGGAGACCaacaaaaatatcaaagaaTTCTCCGTGACCTGCAAATTCTTCTCAAAACTGACCG aGTGTTTCTCTAATGGAACCATTACGGCTCTGGCTATGAAGCTGGAGTCGGTTCCCGGTCTGAACACCAGTCAGCTCACCCTCAGAGACCCCAGCTGTGGTCCGTCCTACAGCAACGACCGCTACGCTTATTTCGTCTTCACTGGGAGCTCCTGTGGGACGACCAGAAAG ttTTTGCCGAACATGATGCTGTATGAAAATGAAATCTCTCTGCCAGATGAACTTGCATTGAAAAGGGAATCAAAGACAGACGATCCGGAGTATGA actaaaggtttgttgttattttgacATCAACACAAACCGCACTGTGGCCTTCAACACCAGACCTCGCCGGAGTGAACCGTACGCTGAGAACGCACAAGGCGAGCTGCAAGTTGAGATGAGACTTGCTTTGG ACGACTCCTACAGCGCCTTTCACAGAGTTGAGGATTATCCCGTCGTAAAGTACCTACAACAGCCGGTGTACTTTGAGGTGGAGCTGATGAGGTTTAGAAACCCAGAAGTATCATTGGAGCTGGTGTACTGCTGGGCGACGCTGGAGGACGACAGGAAGTCCCTCCCCAGATGGGACCTCATCATTAACGG CTGTGCGAACCCAAAGGACCCGCACCAGGTGATCTTCCATCCTGTTCTACCTGATGTCAGAGTTCAGCATCCTTCTAACTTCAAGCGCTTTGAGGTGCCGATGTTTGCCTTCGCCAAAGACAAAGATAACTTGAGTCGCCAG GTGTTTGTCCACTGTGACGTGGAGGTCTGTGACGCCAGAAATCCAGTGGGTAGAGCGTGTAATGTGCAGTGTTCAAACCAGGACGACAGGATAAAAG GTCAAAAACGTGCCGTTTCAGATGGCCACAGTTTCAAACAAGTGTCATCAGGACCCATActtataaactaa